A genomic region of Desulfallas thermosapovorans DSM 6562 contains the following coding sequences:
- a CDS encoding flagellar protein FlaG yields the protein MRITGADAGVINNINTYKTPPASERQQDGLRLASEGLSWEKKVHGGTRFGQGDLEEAISQLNDTMDSYTTGLRFELHEKSGEIMVKVINVEDDTVIREIPPEKVLDMVAYFKRVLGIIVDELI from the coding sequence ATGAGGATAACCGGTGCTGACGCCGGTGTTATAAACAATATTAATACATATAAAACACCGCCGGCCAGTGAAAGGCAACAGGATGGTTTAAGGCTTGCCTCTGAGGGCCTGTCGTGGGAAAAGAAGGTGCATGGCGGGACGCGTTTTGGGCAAGGTGATTTGGAAGAAGCCATAAGCCAGTTGAATGATACCATGGATTCTTATACCACCGGATTGCGTTTTGAACTTCATGAAAAAAGCGGCGAAATAATGGTCAAAGTGATTAATGTGGAGGATGATACGGTGATTCGAGAAATACCGCCGGAAAAGGTGCTGGATATGGTGGCCTACTTTAAAAGGGTGCTGGGTATTATTGTTGATGAGTTGATTTAA
- a CDS encoding Rpn family recombination-promoting nuclease/putative transposase, with protein MSDRTELETVPPHHPHDKGYRQLLNNKRTFLELLQTFVLEGWVREIKEDDLTLVNKTYVQQDFSDKEADIVYRTRLGGTEVIFYVLLELQSTVDHTMPFRLLQYMVEIWRDVYKNTPEKERKRKNFRLPPIVPAVLYNGKRGWTACRSFRDYQSGQEHFPGNLLDFTYILFDVVRYSEEDLHRAANMVSSVFYLDQTVDPSELVDRLKKLAGVMKEMDPEQFRQIIVWLRNVIKRKLPKPLQNEIDRVLDETELLEVEKMITNIERTLDEMQKAAEARGMEKGRMKGKVEGKLEGKLEGKVETARAALMEGLNVEIVSKITGLTLETVLELKKELEN; from the coding sequence TTGTCAGACCGAACTGAATTGGAAACAGTACCACCCCACCACCCGCACGACAAGGGATACAGACAGCTGCTAAACAACAAGAGAACCTTTTTGGAACTGCTGCAGACCTTCGTACTGGAAGGCTGGGTGCGGGAAATAAAAGAGGACGACCTGACGCTGGTTAATAAAACTTATGTACAGCAGGACTTCAGCGACAAAGAAGCAGACATCGTGTACAGGACGCGGCTGGGCGGTACCGAAGTAATCTTCTACGTGCTCCTGGAACTGCAATCCACCGTGGACCATACCATGCCATTTAGATTACTGCAATACATGGTTGAGATATGGCGGGACGTGTACAAAAACACACCCGAAAAAGAGCGTAAACGGAAGAACTTCAGGCTGCCGCCCATTGTCCCCGCTGTGCTGTACAACGGCAAAAGGGGCTGGACGGCCTGCAGGAGCTTCAGGGATTACCAGTCAGGGCAAGAGCATTTCCCCGGCAACCTGCTGGACTTCACATACATCCTGTTCGACGTTGTACGCTACAGCGAGGAAGACCTGCACCGGGCCGCCAACATGGTGTCAAGCGTGTTCTACCTGGATCAGACCGTTGACCCCAGTGAACTGGTAGACCGGCTCAAAAAACTGGCCGGCGTAATGAAAGAAATGGACCCGGAACAATTTCGCCAGATAATAGTATGGCTGCGTAACGTAATCAAACGTAAACTGCCAAAACCGCTGCAAAATGAAATAGACCGCGTGCTGGATGAAACCGAACTGCTGGAGGTGGAAAAAATGATCACCAACATTGAGCGTACGCTGGATGAGATGCAAAAGGCAGCTGAAGCAAGGGGTATGGAAAAAGGCCGAATGAAAGGCAAAGTTGAAGGTAAACTTGAAGGTAAACTTGAAGGTAAAGTTGAAACAGCCAGGGCGGCACTGATGGAAGGACTAAATGTTGAAATTGTAAGCAAAATAACCGGGCTAACGCTGGAAACTGTGCTGGAATTAAAGAAGGAACTGGAAAACTAA
- the fliS gene encoding flagellar export chaperone FliS, translating to MALSNPYQKYQQNSVTSATPEELTHMLYSAGVRYIRQGIMHIQENNMQKAHETLIKAQEIYIHLQATLNKDIEISANLDRLYDFIIRHLMQANIKKDTAMLADVVGLAEELRDTWKEAMDRARGR from the coding sequence ATGGCGTTAAGTAACCCGTATCAAAAGTACCAGCAAAATTCGGTGACCAGCGCTACACCCGAAGAATTGACCCATATGCTGTACAGCGCCGGGGTGCGCTATATTCGCCAGGGCATCATGCATATCCAAGAAAACAATATGCAAAAAGCCCATGAGACCCTGATCAAAGCCCAGGAGATTTATATTCACCTCCAGGCCACCCTGAACAAAGATATTGAAATATCCGCCAACCTGGATCGCCTGTACGATTTTATTATTCGGCATCTAATGCAGGCCAATATTAAAAAAGATACCGCCATGCTGGCGGATGTGGTGGGGCTGGCCGAGGAATTGCGGGATACCTGGAAAGAAGCCATGGACAGGGCCAGAGGCAGGTAA
- the flgC gene encoding flagellar basal body rod protein FlgC, which produces MALFESFGISASGMAANRFWSDLIANNVANINSSGTPGDPANQPYRRQVPVFNEILRQQTGARQKSTVQAPGKGVQVSQLVHVDSEPTLIYDPGHPDADPQTGYVAYPNINILNEMVNLISATRAYQSNVTVLEAAKSMAVAALDMGR; this is translated from the coding sequence GTGGCGCTATTTGAAAGCTTCGGTATCAGCGCATCGGGTATGGCGGCAAACCGGTTCTGGTCCGATCTGATAGCCAATAATGTAGCCAATATTAACAGCAGCGGCACTCCCGGGGACCCTGCCAACCAGCCTTACCGCAGGCAAGTTCCGGTTTTTAACGAAATATTGCGCCAGCAAACCGGAGCCAGGCAAAAAAGTACCGTCCAGGCACCGGGGAAGGGTGTGCAAGTTTCCCAATTGGTGCACGTGGACAGTGAACCCACTTTAATTTACGACCCTGGTCACCCGGATGCCGACCCGCAAACCGGTTATGTGGCTTACCCCAATATTAACATTCTTAATGAAATGGTTAACTTGATATCAGCCACCAGGGCCTACCAGTCCAATGTCACTGTATTGGAAGCCGCCAAAAGTATGGCTGTTGCCGCGTTGGATATGGGTCGCTAA
- the fliE gene encoding flagellar hook-basal body complex protein FliE: MKVLPVVSPAPVLNPLTDRSAGEIQKDSFREVFDRAMQNLNEKQLNSEQTIKNFLTGEVQDLHTVMIAMEEAKLTMQLAVEVRNKVIEAYQELARMQI, translated from the coding sequence ATGAAAGTTCTACCTGTCGTTTCACCTGCACCGGTTTTGAATCCGTTGACTGACCGGTCGGCCGGTGAAATACAAAAAGATTCCTTTAGAGAAGTATTCGACAGAGCGATGCAAAACTTAAATGAAAAACAGCTTAACTCCGAACAAACGATAAAAAATTTTTTAACCGGTGAGGTTCAGGATCTCCATACAGTGATGATCGCCATGGAAGAAGCAAAGCTTACCATGCAGTTGGCGGTCGAGGTGCGTAACAAGGTAATTGAAGCTTATCAGGAATTGGCAAGGATGCAGATTTAG
- a CDS encoding tyrosine-type recombinase/integrase → MEPKKDRIKIAAGSEKEVSVLNEQDLNNLLALANNPAQMSQRNQLIIHLLLYTGVRVSELVNIRIKDIDFVLNTLLVRGKGNKLREIPLKQELAEKIKAYLRGERATSKFAKSEYLLVSQRSEKLHRDAINTLLKQISKQLGIHLHPHKFRHTFCTKLVQKGVPLSTVAKLAGHAVVETTAKFYVSTSRRDKAAAIALL, encoded by the coding sequence GTGGAACCCAAAAAAGACCGCATTAAGATTGCCGCAGGCTCGGAAAAAGAAGTTTCCGTACTAAACGAGCAGGACCTAAACAACCTGCTGGCCCTGGCCAACAATCCCGCCCAAATGTCGCAAAGGAACCAGCTGATCATCCACCTGCTGCTGTACACCGGGGTCAGGGTCAGCGAACTGGTAAACATCCGCATCAAAGACATCGACTTTGTGCTAAACACCCTGCTGGTACGCGGTAAAGGCAACAAACTGCGGGAAATACCATTAAAACAAGAACTGGCCGAAAAAATCAAAGCCTACCTCCGGGGCGAAAGAGCTACGAGCAAATTCGCCAAAAGCGAATACCTCCTGGTCAGCCAGCGCTCCGAAAAACTACACCGGGACGCCATAAACACCCTGCTTAAACAAATCTCCAAACAGCTGGGCATCCACCTGCACCCCCACAAATTCCGCCACACCTTCTGCACAAAACTGGTTCAAAAGGGCGTTCCCCTTTCCACCGTAGCCAAATTAGCCGGTCATGCCGTAGTTGAAACCACGGCCAAATTCTACGTCTCCACCAGCCGGCGGGATAAAGCAGCTGCCATAGCATTACTCTAG
- a CDS encoding transposase, producing MPFPSVKVAKISGIAPLNKSSGKSLRQTSNRYGNRRLNYAFYILALNHIQVDKNKNPRNPVMYQYYLKKQQKGRSRKQAMVYVMRRLVNIAYSMMKHKTEYRPPVQLQKAKGEAS from the coding sequence ATGCCCTTTCCTTCCGTCAAGGTGGCTAAGATATCCGGTATTGCTCCTTTGAACAAGAGTTCCGGTAAAAGCTTGCGACAAACCAGTAACCGGTACGGTAACCGCAGATTAAACTATGCGTTTTATATACTGGCTTTAAACCACATTCAGGTGGATAAGAACAAAAACCCCAGGAACCCGGTAATGTACCAGTATTACCTGAAGAAGCAGCAGAAGGGCCGGAGCAGGAAGCAGGCTATGGTTTACGTGATGCGCAGGCTGGTTAATATTGCCTATAGCATGATGAAGCATAAAACCGAATACAGGCCGCCTGTTCAATTACAAAAAGCCAAGGGAGAGGCCAGTTAG
- a CDS encoding ATP-dependent nuclease: MELSREMRKLENSWERGDFPKHLEWIEIKGIRGWAGERVKFKFPIVALVGENGVGKSTIIQAAASIYKDPVKTLFASHFFPDTAWEELTGIEIKSSVREGNSSKIVSIRKPTTRWRGNENRRERKVEFLDLKRIQPIYAKPGYLRLAKRNVQESESELFTDEQKGRFSTIIGKTYETAKLSTTNLDSTRQVPVVSVSGYNYSGFHQGAGESTIANLISLDIAPYSLVLIDEIETSLHPRAQRRLIRDLANISRNKKIQLIITTHSPYILEELPFASRVYIFNDTNGKKVVDGISVDFALSKIDEGNYPELDIYVEDDISKILLEEIIAKFNVDLLPRISIVPYGSASVGKSLGTMVSQGRFKKRTIVILDGDQDPAPGCLLLPGDDAPERVIFNSLKEIGWPDIAAIINRSHSQLVNNAEHAITLSSHHDWIKHVADKVIVGGNELWRAMSRVWVNRIMQEHEVEQIIGEIEEKLGQG, translated from the coding sequence ATGGAATTGAGCAGAGAGATGAGAAAACTAGAAAACTCTTGGGAAAGAGGTGATTTTCCAAAACATTTAGAATGGATCGAGATTAAAGGGATAAGAGGATGGGCTGGTGAGAGAGTTAAGTTTAAATTTCCAATAGTTGCTCTTGTTGGGGAAAACGGTGTTGGAAAGAGTACCATTATACAAGCAGCTGCATCTATATATAAAGACCCAGTTAAAACTTTATTTGCTTCGCATTTCTTCCCCGATACGGCTTGGGAAGAACTCACAGGTATTGAAATTAAATCTTCCGTTAGGGAGGGTAACAGTTCAAAAATTGTTTCAATCAGAAAACCTACAACGAGATGGAGAGGAAATGAAAACAGACGAGAAAGAAAGGTGGAATTTTTAGATTTAAAGAGGATTCAACCAATATATGCAAAACCAGGTTATTTAAGGCTCGCTAAAAGAAATGTACAGGAATCAGAATCTGAGCTCTTTACCGATGAACAAAAAGGCCGTTTTTCAACAATAATTGGGAAAACCTATGAAACGGCGAAGTTATCTACTACTAATTTAGACTCTACCCGTCAAGTGCCGGTTGTATCTGTGAGTGGTTATAATTATTCAGGGTTTCATCAAGGCGCGGGAGAATCTACTATTGCAAACTTAATTTCATTGGACATAGCTCCTTATAGCTTAGTTCTTATAGACGAAATAGAAACATCGTTGCACCCAAGGGCACAAAGAAGATTAATTAGGGATTTAGCTAATATTTCTAGAAATAAGAAGATACAATTGATAATTACAACTCATTCCCCATACATACTTGAAGAGCTGCCTTTTGCCTCCAGAGTTTATATTTTTAATGATACAAATGGTAAAAAAGTAGTCGATGGTATAAGTGTTGATTTTGCTTTATCAAAAATTGACGAAGGTAATTACCCGGAATTAGACATATATGTTGAGGATGACATTTCTAAGATTTTATTGGAAGAAATAATAGCTAAATTCAACGTAGATTTACTGCCAAGAATATCCATAGTTCCTTATGGTTCCGCTTCTGTTGGCAAATCGTTGGGAACAATGGTTTCTCAGGGTAGATTTAAAAAACGAACAATAGTAATTTTAGATGGTGACCAGGACCCAGCGCCAGGGTGTTTATTATTGCCCGGAGATGATGCTCCCGAGAGGGTGATATTTAACTCATTAAAAGAGATTGGATGGCCTGACATTGCAGCAATAATTAATCGTTCACATTCTCAATTAGTAAATAATGCTGAACATGCAATTACTTTATCCAGTCATCATGACTGGATAAAGCATGTCGCGGATAAGGTGATAGTCGGTGGAAATGAGTTATGGAGAGCAATGTCACGAGTTTGGGTTAATAGAATTATGCAGGAACATGAGGTAGAACAAATTATTGGTGAAATAGAAGAGAAACTTGGACAAGGTTAA
- a CDS encoding flagellin, translated as MQFSVLPNFKKWRAEPENLIAAESRIRDADMAREIMALARYSILQQVTMAMLVHANRQAKSVLWLLMQHDNYY; from the coding sequence ATGCAGTTTAGCGTGTTACCCAATTTCAAGAAATGGCGGGCGGAACCCGAAAACCTGATAGCCGCAGAGTCCAGGATCAGGGATGCGGACATGGCCAGAGAAATAATGGCACTGGCAAGGTACAGCATTCTCCAACAGGTCACCATGGCCATGTTGGTTCATGCCAATCGGCAGGCGAAAAGTGTCCTGTGGCTTTTGATGCAGCATGACAATTATTACTGA
- the fliF gene encoding flagellar basal-body MS-ring/collar protein FliF, with product MNSGLILKIRQWWQGLGRQQKIMFTAGCAVILVTVAVLGSLLLRPNYAPLFSELEPQDAARIMEELDSTQTPYRLTNNGKTIEVPAEQVYKLRIQMASAGALYNNGAGFELFDESKFGITEFEQHVGYQRALQEELRRTIVQLSEVEQARVHLVLPRESVFLDSEVIPSASIALKLKPYTRLEPNQVQGIQSLVMGSVQGLVPENIHIIDDQGNVLNAGLSDGEELSATVALKNFELRRKFEQETETRLQQMLNRILGPGKAVAMVSAELDFDHQETVRTEYGPGAVLSEQRVNEEGAGGAAAGVPGDNELPGEQLPVADLGNESNYNREQTTTNYQVDTTQQTLVKAPGAIRRLSVSVTVDGEYTEENLNSLQQTLAAAVGYDAARGDQITVTSASFHEDVLPGFDEPAALAPALDQRDLIIAAGIALALLAILLAVILLLRRRARLREEALAEQEAEELARLQAAATAEEQEQLIIEEPKPGYRTRIREIAKERPGDVTEIIKVWLKE from the coding sequence ATGAATAGCGGTTTAATACTGAAAATACGGCAATGGTGGCAAGGACTGGGACGACAGCAAAAAATAATGTTTACAGCGGGTTGCGCAGTTATCCTGGTTACCGTTGCCGTGCTTGGTTCGTTACTGCTGCGCCCCAATTACGCACCTTTGTTTTCTGAGCTTGAACCACAGGATGCCGCCAGGATAATGGAAGAGCTGGACAGCACCCAGACACCGTATCGTTTGACTAATAACGGTAAAACAATTGAAGTCCCGGCGGAGCAGGTGTACAAGCTGCGCATCCAGATGGCCAGTGCAGGTGCGTTATACAATAATGGGGCTGGATTTGAACTATTTGATGAAAGTAAATTCGGTATCACGGAATTTGAGCAGCATGTGGGTTATCAAAGGGCCTTACAGGAAGAATTGCGCCGTACCATTGTACAGTTGTCTGAAGTGGAACAGGCCAGAGTCCACCTGGTTCTGCCCAGGGAAAGTGTTTTTCTGGATTCGGAGGTTATTCCATCGGCTTCCATAGCCCTTAAGTTAAAGCCTTATACCAGGCTGGAACCAAACCAGGTGCAGGGCATCCAAAGCCTGGTGATGGGTAGTGTACAAGGGTTGGTGCCGGAAAACATACATATCATCGACGATCAGGGTAATGTGCTAAACGCTGGATTGTCAGACGGTGAAGAATTATCGGCTACCGTGGCTCTGAAAAATTTTGAGTTAAGAAGAAAATTTGAGCAGGAAACCGAGACCCGGCTGCAGCAGATGCTTAACCGTATTCTGGGGCCGGGCAAAGCTGTGGCCATGGTTTCTGCTGAATTGGATTTCGATCACCAGGAAACAGTTCGCACGGAGTACGGGCCCGGAGCCGTGCTCAGCGAGCAGAGGGTCAATGAAGAGGGAGCCGGTGGTGCGGCGGCAGGTGTGCCGGGTGATAACGAATTGCCGGGCGAGCAATTGCCCGTTGCGGACCTGGGGAACGAGTCCAATTATAACCGGGAGCAAACCACCACCAATTACCAGGTGGATACCACTCAGCAAACTTTGGTCAAGGCACCGGGAGCCATTCGCCGCCTGTCGGTTTCGGTCACAGTGGATGGTGAATATACTGAGGAAAACCTGAATTCACTGCAGCAGACCCTGGCCGCCGCGGTTGGATATGACGCCGCCCGGGGGGATCAAATAACCGTAACCAGCGCAAGTTTTCATGAAGATGTTTTACCCGGTTTTGATGAGCCGGCAGCTTTGGCCCCGGCTTTAGACCAGCGGGATTTAATCATTGCAGCGGGTATCGCTCTGGCTTTATTAGCCATTTTACTGGCTGTGATCCTGTTGCTAAGGAGAAGGGCGCGACTGCGTGAAGAAGCGCTGGCGGAGCAGGAAGCCGAGGAACTGGCACGACTTCAGGCGGCCGCTACAGCCGAAGAACAGGAACAGCTTATCATTGAAGAACCTAAACCGGGATACCGTACCCGAATCAGGGAAATTGCCAAGGAAAGACCCGGTGATGTTACGGAAATTATCAAAGTCTGGTTGAAGGAGTAA
- a CDS encoding flagellar export chaperone FlgN — protein MNSDDLIAGMLDQKLELLGQFCALTESMLNALGDEDMQRFNDLLECRQDVIDRVNDLDVRLAKCGIPFSPGDIRPEGVQPGARQQITGEINACLTKAREMDRQIHTIIQQRYRDLTKNASAVRVARQAENIYRKKTASRYGYFIDKKK, from the coding sequence TTGAACAGTGATGATTTAATAGCGGGTATGCTTGATCAAAAGCTTGAACTGTTAGGGCAATTTTGTGCCCTTACGGAATCGATGCTAAATGCCCTGGGCGACGAAGACATGCAAAGATTTAACGATTTGCTTGAGTGCAGGCAGGATGTTATTGACCGGGTGAATGATTTGGATGTCCGATTGGCAAAGTGTGGGATTCCATTTTCCCCCGGGGATATCAGGCCGGAGGGCGTGCAACCCGGTGCAAGGCAGCAAATAACCGGTGAAATTAATGCATGTTTAACAAAGGCCCGGGAAATGGACCGGCAAATACACACCATTATCCAGCAAAGGTACCGGGATTTGACAAAGAATGCAAGTGCCGTGAGGGTGGCCAGGCAAGCGGAAAATATATATCGAAAAAAAACAGCATCCAGGTATGGTTATTTTATCGACAAAAAAAAATAG
- the flgB gene encoding flagellar basal body rod protein FlgB, whose amino-acid sequence MEFFRDTISTILAKQMDACTLRQKVIANNVANVNTPGFKKSRVNFQQHLREALGSGSFAMRTTNVRHIAAGPSGLDNLVPEVVLEKSTAMKASGNNVDIDEEMVNLVSNTLLYRLATRVRSDRANTMSYVIKGR is encoded by the coding sequence GTGGAATTTTTTCGTGACACGATTTCAACCATACTGGCAAAACAAATGGATGCCTGTACGCTGCGCCAGAAAGTTATTGCCAACAATGTTGCCAATGTAAACACGCCCGGCTTTAAAAAATCCCGGGTTAATTTTCAGCAACATTTGAGGGAAGCGCTGGGCAGCGGAAGTTTTGCTATGCGTACCACCAACGTGCGACATATTGCAGCGGGGCCGAGCGGTCTTGACAACCTGGTACCTGAGGTTGTTCTGGAAAAAAGCACTGCCATGAAGGCCAGCGGTAATAACGTAGATATCGATGAAGAAATGGTTAACCTGGTCAGCAATACCCTGTTATACAGACTGGCGACGCGGGTGCGCAGTGACCGGGCCAATACCATGAGCTATGTAATTAAAGGGAGGTAG
- a CDS encoding JAB domain-containing protein: MKNKTPAKRVDIVTLKLVRESSMLYQTRSVKSPGDAADLVRNFIEDADREQFWIACLDTRHQPTALHAVSIGTLSQTVVHPRELFKAAIIANAAAVILYHNHPSGDPEPSRQDIEITERLVKAGEILGIQVLDHLVIGSNGKYVSLKERGLMGQDQ, translated from the coding sequence ATGAAAAACAAAACACCTGCCAAACGGGTTGATATCGTCACACTGAAGCTTGTTAGAGAAAGCAGCATGCTGTACCAGACCCGCAGTGTCAAGTCACCCGGTGATGCAGCGGATTTAGTCAGAAACTTCATTGAAGACGCAGACCGTGAACAATTCTGGATTGCGTGCCTTGATACCAGGCACCAGCCCACGGCCCTGCACGCAGTAAGCATCGGCACCCTGTCCCAAACGGTAGTACATCCAAGGGAACTTTTCAAAGCTGCCATAATCGCCAACGCCGCAGCCGTAATCCTGTACCACAACCACCCAAGCGGCGATCCAGAGCCCAGCCGCCAGGACATAGAAATAACAGAACGCCTGGTTAAGGCAGGTGAAATCCTGGGTATCCAGGTACTGGACCACCTGGTAATAGGAAGTAATGGTAAATATGTTTCCCTTAAAGAACGCGGCCTGATGGGGCAGGACCAATAA
- the fliD gene encoding flagellar filament capping protein FliD: protein MITSLRIGGLASGIDTDSIMKDLMRAHKIPLQKLQQERQILEWKQEFYREINTSLRTFRDTAFNMRLQGTFMTKSAASSNEGAVTAKANNSAHPGSYTVKVHNLATGVFKGSQGELAGIRDEEGNIKTLAQQFWDDDAPEKISFTLTGFKGGKEKSETFTFNTETNTIFEVVAWINNADLGIKASYDADLNRFFLSTESVGAEQKILVKNDEYNFLSSNDNGDSLLKLDLLTDAEAKGTDAKFDFGDVIGIESSSNTVTVNGITLELKAGDGATSTITVASDTEAVFNTIVDFVNQYNALMETISNKLYEKRYPDYPPLTDEKREQLTDDQIEKWTEKARSGLLRYDSILSDIYNRLRTTISSVVSGVSGGYMEGGKLVKTDNLAKIGINTTADYMSAKLEINEDQLRKAIEKDPQGIIDLFTKGAGEGDVSDNELGIARRLYDNVNYGINRLMEKAGNASDFKLVDESVIGGEISDIDDRIETTEKRLQQLEDRYWRQFTAMERAIQQLNSQSMWLMQQFGMGGY, encoded by the coding sequence GTGATTACCAGCCTGCGCATCGGCGGCCTGGCCTCAGGTATTGATACCGATTCTATTATGAAAGACCTGATGCGTGCCCATAAAATACCCCTGCAAAAATTACAGCAGGAGAGGCAGATATTAGAGTGGAAGCAAGAGTTTTACCGGGAAATTAACACTTCGCTACGCACTTTCAGGGATACAGCCTTTAATATGAGGCTGCAGGGTACATTTATGACCAAAAGTGCCGCTTCCTCCAATGAAGGCGCGGTTACGGCCAAAGCCAATAACAGTGCCCACCCTGGCAGTTATACCGTAAAAGTGCACAATTTGGCCACAGGTGTATTCAAGGGAAGTCAAGGTGAACTGGCCGGTATAAGGGATGAAGAGGGAAACATCAAGACACTGGCCCAGCAGTTCTGGGACGATGACGCGCCGGAAAAGATTTCATTTACTTTGACGGGGTTTAAAGGGGGAAAAGAGAAATCCGAAACCTTTACCTTTAACACGGAAACCAACACAATTTTTGAGGTTGTGGCCTGGATAAACAATGCCGACCTGGGCATTAAAGCCAGTTATGATGCCGATTTAAACCGCTTTTTTTTAAGCACCGAATCCGTTGGCGCTGAACAAAAAATACTGGTGAAAAATGATGAGTATAATTTTTTGTCCTCTAATGATAATGGAGACAGTTTATTAAAATTGGACCTTCTGACAGATGCAGAAGCAAAGGGCACAGACGCCAAGTTTGATTTCGGCGATGTAATAGGTATTGAGAGTTCCTCCAACACCGTGACGGTCAACGGCATAACCCTGGAACTTAAAGCAGGTGATGGTGCCACCAGTACCATCACGGTGGCCAGCGATACTGAAGCCGTTTTTAACACCATCGTGGACTTTGTAAACCAATACAATGCCCTAATGGAAACAATATCCAACAAGCTTTATGAAAAGCGCTATCCCGATTACCCGCCCCTGACCGATGAAAAGCGGGAACAGCTCACCGATGACCAAATTGAAAAATGGACTGAAAAGGCCCGCAGCGGCCTGCTGCGTTATGATAGCATATTATCCGACATATACAACAGATTGCGCACCACCATCTCCTCCGTGGTGTCCGGGGTTTCCGGGGGATATATGGAGGGCGGCAAGCTAGTAAAAACCGATAACCTGGCCAAGATTGGTATTAACACCACAGCGGATTACATGTCGGCCAAACTTGAAATTAACGAGGATCAATTGCGCAAAGCCATTGAAAAGGATCCCCAGGGAATTATCGATTTATTCACCAAGGGCGCCGGTGAAGGGGACGTCTCTGATAATGAATTGGGCATTGCCAGGCGGCTCTATGATAACGTTAATTACGGCATCAACCGTTTGATGGAAAAGGCGGGTAATGCAAGTGATTTCAAACTGGTGGATGAAAGTGTCATTGGGGGGGAAATCAGTGATATCGACGATAGAATTGAAACCACCGAAAAGCGCCTGCAGCAGTTGGAGGACCGCTACTGGCGCCAGTTTACAGCCATGGAACGGGCTATTCAACAGTTGAATTCCCAGAGCATGTGGCTAATGCAGCAGTTTGGCATGGGTGGTTATTAA